A single genomic interval of Nocardioides nitrophenolicus harbors:
- the ettA gene encoding energy-dependent translational throttle protein EttA, with amino-acid sequence MADYVLSLRNVRKAHGDKVVLDNVTLSFLHGAKIGVVGPNGMGKSSLLKLMAGLDQPNNGDIVRDPDATVGMLQQEPPLTEGKTVLENVEEAVADTKAKMKRLEDAYMEMGDPDADQDALMAETGELQTELDNMNAWDLDSRLEQAMDALRCPPSDALVDNLSGGERRRVALCKLLLQQPDLLLLDEPTNHLDAESVQWLEGHLKSYPGAVLAVTHDRYFLDNVAQWIAEVDRGSIHGYEGNYSTYLETKKERLKVEGAKDAKRAKMLEKELEWVRSNAKARQTKSKSRLARYEELAAEADKARKIDAADINIPPGPRLGDVVLEAEHLTKGFEGRILWNDISFTLPRAGIVGVVGPNGVGKTTLFRMITGGEQPDSGKLTVGQTVKISYVDQSRGGIDPNKNVWEVVSDGLDFIKVANFEMNSRAYVASFGFKGPDQQKKAGVLSGGERNRLNLALTLKQGGNMLLLDEPTNDLDVETLSSLEDALLDFPGCAVVTSHDRWFLDRIATHILAWEGTEDDEGAWFWFEGNFASYEENKIERLGLEAARPHRVTHRRLTRD; translated from the coding sequence GTGGCTGACTACGTCCTCTCTCTGCGCAACGTTCGCAAGGCCCACGGCGACAAGGTGGTCCTCGACAACGTCACGCTGTCGTTCCTGCACGGCGCGAAGATCGGCGTCGTCGGTCCCAACGGCATGGGCAAGTCCTCACTGCTCAAGCTGATGGCCGGCCTCGACCAGCCCAACAACGGCGACATCGTGCGCGACCCCGACGCCACGGTCGGCATGCTCCAGCAGGAGCCGCCGCTCACGGAGGGCAAGACCGTGCTCGAGAACGTCGAGGAGGCGGTCGCCGACACCAAGGCGAAGATGAAGCGCCTCGAGGACGCCTACATGGAGATGGGCGACCCCGACGCCGACCAGGACGCGCTCATGGCCGAGACCGGCGAGCTGCAGACCGAGCTCGACAACATGAACGCCTGGGACCTCGACAGCCGCCTCGAGCAGGCGATGGACGCGCTGCGCTGCCCGCCCTCCGACGCGCTCGTCGACAACCTGTCCGGTGGTGAGCGGCGCCGGGTCGCGCTGTGCAAGCTGCTGCTGCAGCAGCCCGACCTGCTGCTCCTCGACGAGCCCACCAACCACCTCGACGCCGAGTCGGTGCAGTGGCTCGAGGGCCACCTCAAGAGCTACCCGGGCGCCGTGCTGGCCGTCACCCACGACCGCTACTTCCTCGACAACGTCGCGCAGTGGATCGCCGAGGTCGACCGCGGCTCCATCCACGGCTACGAAGGCAACTACTCGACGTACCTCGAGACCAAGAAGGAGCGGCTCAAGGTCGAGGGCGCCAAGGACGCCAAGCGCGCCAAGATGCTCGAGAAGGAGCTGGAGTGGGTGCGCTCCAACGCCAAGGCGCGCCAGACCAAGTCCAAGTCGCGTCTGGCCCGCTACGAGGAGCTGGCGGCCGAGGCCGACAAGGCCCGCAAGATCGACGCCGCCGACATCAACATCCCGCCGGGGCCGCGACTGGGTGACGTCGTCCTAGAGGCGGAGCACCTCACCAAGGGCTTCGAGGGTCGGATCCTGTGGAACGACATCTCCTTCACGCTCCCCCGCGCGGGCATCGTGGGCGTGGTCGGTCCCAACGGCGTCGGAAAGACCACGCTGTTCCGGATGATCACCGGGGGCGAGCAGCCCGACTCCGGCAAGCTCACGGTCGGCCAGACGGTGAAGATCTCCTACGTCGACCAGAGCCGCGGCGGCATCGACCCCAACAAGAACGTCTGGGAGGTCGTGTCCGACGGCCTGGACTTCATCAAGGTCGCCAACTTCGAGATGAACAGCCGCGCCTACGTCGCGTCGTTCGGCTTCAAGGGCCCCGACCAGCAGAAGAAGGCCGGCGTGCTCTCCGGTGGTGAGCGCAACCGCCTCAACCTGGCGCTCACCCTCAAGCAGGGCGGCAACATGCTGCTGCTCGACGAGCCGACCAACGACCTCGACGTCGAGACCCTGTCCTCGCTCGAGGACGCCCTGCTCGACTTCCCGGGCTGTGCGGTGGTCACCTCCCACGACCGGTGGTTCCTCGACCGGATCGCCACCCACATCCTTGCCTGGGAGGGCACCGAGGACGACGAGGGCGCCTGGTTCTGGTTCGAGGGCAACTTCGCCTCCTACGAGGAGAACAAGATCGAGCGCCTCGGCCTCGAGGCCGCCCGCCCCCACCGGGTCACGCACCGCCGCCTGACCCGCGACTGA
- a CDS encoding acyl-CoA thioesterase: MSGVRHRYDCPLRWGDIDQLNHVNNVKYVDYLQEARGALLHACRTAAGVEHHHDDAYVVRRHEVTFHAPLRFRFQSVAIESWVSEIRTASFTLDHEIFEEQPDGTRAVYLRARTVLAPFVLATEQPRRLDDQERAALAPYAELGDVRSRPVLVDVPRDRASHYPVQVRFSDLDIYRHVNNVRYFEYFQESRIASLGRLRQALTDFPRMASVIARSDVEYVAPIVLRPQSYDSWTVVSRIGTKSITLESEITDGTNRSAQGAVLARSKVVLVFFDAETQRSVTPPAGFHEALADALGDMVVG; the protein is encoded by the coding sequence ATGAGCGGGGTGCGGCACCGCTACGACTGCCCCCTGCGCTGGGGAGACATCGACCAGCTGAACCACGTCAACAACGTGAAGTACGTCGACTACCTCCAGGAGGCACGGGGCGCCCTGCTGCACGCCTGCCGGACCGCGGCGGGCGTCGAGCATCACCACGACGACGCCTATGTCGTACGCCGGCACGAGGTCACCTTCCACGCGCCGCTGCGCTTCCGCTTCCAGTCGGTGGCGATCGAGTCGTGGGTCAGCGAGATCCGCACGGCGAGCTTCACCCTCGACCACGAGATCTTCGAGGAGCAGCCCGACGGCACCCGCGCCGTCTACCTGCGGGCCCGCACGGTGCTCGCGCCGTTCGTGCTCGCGACCGAGCAGCCGCGCCGGCTCGACGACCAGGAGCGCGCCGCGCTGGCTCCGTACGCCGAGCTCGGCGACGTCCGCTCCCGGCCGGTCCTCGTCGACGTGCCCCGCGACCGGGCGTCGCACTACCCGGTGCAGGTGCGCTTCTCCGACCTCGACATCTACCGCCATGTCAACAACGTGCGGTACTTCGAGTACTTCCAGGAGTCCCGGATCGCGAGCCTCGGGCGGCTGCGCCAGGCTCTCACCGACTTCCCGCGGATGGCGAGCGTGATCGCGCGGTCGGACGTCGAGTACGTCGCGCCGATCGTGCTCCGGCCGCAGTCGTACGACAGCTGGACGGTCGTCTCGCGCATCGGCACGAAGTCGATCACGCTCGAGTCCGAGATCACCGACGGGACCAACCGGTCCGCGCAGGGCGCGGTGCTGGCGCGCTCGAAGGTGGTGCTGGTCTTCTTCGACGCCGAGACGCAGCGCTCGGTGACGCCGCCCGCCGGCTTCCACGAGGCGCTGGCCGACGCCCTCGGCGACATGGTGGTGGGCTGA
- a CDS encoding MarR family winged helix-turn-helix transcriptional regulator has protein sequence MTEAKAASNQEPRWLDQDQQRTWRSFLLGTTLLLDRLDEDLRREHGLSAVEYEILVRLSEAGGTLRMAQLAAALAHSRSRVTHTVKRMENAGLVAREESPDDGRGVDCRLTDAGLATLRTAAPDHVETVRRSLVDLVDAADLEALGRVMDAVCDQLICAHPEREIRS, from the coding sequence GTGACGGAGGCGAAGGCGGCGTCCAACCAGGAGCCACGCTGGCTCGACCAGGACCAGCAGCGGACCTGGCGATCGTTCCTGCTCGGCACCACCCTACTGCTGGACCGGCTCGACGAGGACCTGCGCCGCGAGCACGGTCTGTCGGCGGTCGAGTACGAGATCCTGGTCCGGCTCTCGGAGGCCGGCGGCACGCTGCGGATGGCTCAGCTCGCCGCCGCCCTCGCCCACAGCCGCAGCCGGGTCACCCACACCGTCAAGCGGATGGAGAACGCCGGCCTGGTCGCCCGCGAGGAGTCGCCCGACGACGGCCGCGGCGTCGACTGCCGGCTCACCGACGCGGGCCTCGCCACGCTGCGCACCGCCGCACCCGACCACGTGGAGACCGTGCGGCGCTCGCTCGTCGACCTCGTCGACGCCGCGGATCTCGAGGCACTGGGCCGGGTGATGGACGCGGTCTGCGATCAGCTCATCTGCGCGCACCCGGAGCGCGAGATCCGGTCCTAG
- a CDS encoding mechanosensitive ion channel family protein: MSALPLPLALVATAPTSPCADGETVCDLTWDVTGNRRLAEWSDVIIGKPLAIIGLVLLGVLARWLLHRVVDRIARRAERGVLPERVESAVTARRKQRAATMGGVLKSIITFIVVAIVGTMVLSEVGVDIAPIIASAGIIGIALGFGAQSLVKDFLAGIFIFIEDQYGVGDVVDVGDASGTVEAVTLRMTRLRDIEGTVWYVPNGEIVRVGNKSQNWSRAVVDVRVGYDEDLARVQRILREVAHDLWEDDEFSHVIIEEPEVTGVELMEPDSVTIRAMVKTAPLEQWAVARALRQRIKARFDHEGIKVPFAQRVVWHREDHRDHADDQRDDAKQGAARSTVSDEG, translated from the coding sequence ATGTCTGCTCTCCCCCTCCCCCTCGCCCTGGTCGCCACCGCCCCGACCAGCCCGTGCGCCGACGGTGAGACGGTCTGCGACCTGACCTGGGACGTCACCGGGAACCGCCGGCTGGCGGAGTGGTCCGACGTCATCATCGGCAAGCCGCTCGCGATCATCGGCCTGGTCCTGCTCGGCGTGCTCGCCCGCTGGCTGCTGCACCGGGTGGTCGACCGGATCGCGCGGCGAGCCGAGCGCGGCGTGCTGCCGGAACGGGTCGAGAGCGCCGTGACCGCGCGCCGCAAGCAGCGCGCGGCGACCATGGGCGGGGTGCTGAAGAGCATCATCACGTTCATCGTGGTCGCGATCGTCGGCACCATGGTGCTCAGCGAGGTCGGCGTCGACATCGCGCCGATCATCGCCAGCGCCGGCATCATCGGCATCGCGCTCGGCTTCGGCGCCCAGTCCCTGGTCAAGGACTTCCTGGCGGGCATCTTCATCTTCATCGAGGACCAGTACGGCGTCGGCGATGTCGTCGACGTGGGCGACGCCAGCGGCACCGTCGAGGCGGTCACCCTGCGGATGACCCGGTTGCGCGACATCGAGGGCACCGTCTGGTACGTCCCCAACGGCGAGATCGTGCGGGTCGGCAACAAGAGCCAGAACTGGTCGCGTGCGGTCGTCGACGTCCGGGTCGGGTACGACGAGGACCTGGCCCGGGTGCAGCGGATCCTGCGCGAGGTCGCCCACGACCTGTGGGAGGACGACGAGTTCAGCCACGTGATCATCGAGGAGCCGGAGGTGACGGGCGTGGAGCTGATGGAGCCCGACTCGGTGACCATCCGGGCGATGGTCAAGACCGCGCCGCTCGAGCAGTGGGCGGTCGCGCGGGCGCTGCGGCAGCGGATCAAGGCCCGCTTCGACCACGAGGGGATCAAGGTGCCGTTCGCGCAGCGGGTGGTCTGGCACCGCGAGGACCACCGCGACCACGCTGACGACCAGCGTGACGATGCGAAGCAGGGGGCGGCGCGGTCCACCGTGAGCGACGAGGGATGA
- a CDS encoding acetyl-CoA C-acetyltransferase: protein MPEAVIVSAARTPIGRANKGSLKDFRPDDLTAFIAQAALDKIPALDPSDVDDFYLGVGLPGGEAGNNMARIVTTLMGTEIPGATITRYCSSSVQTSRMAFHAIKAGEGDVFISAGVETVSRFQFGTSDHLPNTKNPLFADAQQRTEKYAEGGQVWHDPREDGLLPDIYIAMGQTAENVASIRGLRREDLDQFGVRSQNLAEKAIADGFWAREITPVTLPDGTVVSTDDGPRAGVTYDALAQLQPVFRPDGVVTAGNCCALNDGAAAVVIMSDTKAAELGLTPLARIVSTGVSGLSPEIMGLGPVEATRNALRNANMTIDDIDLAEINEAFAAQVLPSAEDLGIPIDKLNVNGGAIAVGHPFGMTGARLQNTLINSLQWHDKSTGLITMCVGGGQGMAMILERLS, encoded by the coding sequence ATGCCCGAGGCCGTCATCGTCTCCGCCGCCCGTACGCCGATCGGGCGCGCCAACAAGGGCTCGCTCAAGGACTTCCGCCCCGACGACCTGACCGCGTTCATCGCGCAGGCCGCTCTCGACAAGATCCCCGCCCTCGACCCGAGCGACGTCGACGACTTCTACCTCGGCGTCGGCCTGCCCGGCGGCGAGGCAGGCAACAACATGGCCCGGATCGTGACCACGCTGATGGGCACCGAGATCCCCGGCGCGACGATCACCCGCTACTGCTCCTCGTCGGTGCAGACCTCGCGGATGGCCTTCCACGCCATCAAGGCCGGTGAGGGCGACGTCTTCATCTCCGCCGGCGTCGAGACCGTGTCACGCTTCCAGTTCGGGACCTCCGACCACCTCCCCAACACCAAGAACCCGCTGTTCGCCGACGCGCAGCAGCGCACCGAGAAGTACGCCGAGGGCGGCCAGGTCTGGCACGACCCGCGCGAGGACGGGCTGCTGCCCGACATCTACATCGCCATGGGCCAGACCGCCGAGAACGTCGCCAGCATTCGTGGGCTGCGGCGCGAGGACCTCGACCAGTTCGGCGTACGGTCCCAGAATCTCGCCGAGAAGGCCATCGCCGACGGCTTCTGGGCGCGTGAGATCACCCCGGTCACCCTCCCCGACGGGACCGTCGTCAGCACCGACGACGGCCCGCGCGCCGGCGTGACCTACGACGCGCTCGCCCAGCTGCAGCCGGTCTTCCGCCCCGACGGCGTCGTGACCGCCGGCAACTGCTGCGCGCTCAACGACGGCGCCGCCGCGGTCGTCATCATGTCCGACACCAAGGCCGCCGAGCTCGGCCTGACCCCGCTCGCCCGGATCGTCTCCACCGGCGTCTCCGGTCTCTCCCCCGAGATCATGGGCCTCGGGCCGGTCGAGGCCACCCGCAACGCGCTGCGCAACGCGAACATGACGATCGACGACATCGACCTCGCCGAGATCAACGAGGCCTTCGCAGCCCAGGTGCTGCCGTCCGCGGAGGACCTCGGCATCCCGATCGACAAGCTCAACGTCAACGGCGGCGCGATCGCCGTCGGCCACCCCTTCGGCATGACCGGCGCCCGGCTGCAGAACACGCTGATCAACTCGCTGCAGTGGCACGACAAGTCCACCGGGCTGATCACCATGTGCGTCGGTGGCGGCCAGGGGATGGCGATGATCCTGGAGCGGCTCAGCTGA
- a CDS encoding single-stranded DNA-binding protein, with translation MNQTMLTVQGWIGTTPMLREVGGVPVLNFRLGCTPRHFNRSSGAWVDGETQWYAVSAWRRLATHAEPSLRQGDPVVVHGRLGHHTYVNKSGSEVVVLEIDAVTIGHDLTRGTSSFVKAAASGPGSDPERDGVVVAA, from the coding sequence ATGAACCAGACCATGCTCACCGTGCAGGGCTGGATCGGCACGACGCCGATGCTCCGTGAGGTCGGCGGCGTGCCCGTCCTCAACTTCCGGCTGGGCTGCACGCCCCGCCACTTCAACCGCTCCTCCGGCGCCTGGGTCGACGGCGAGACCCAGTGGTACGCCGTCAGCGCCTGGCGCCGTCTCGCCACCCACGCCGAGCCGTCCCTGCGACAAGGCGACCCCGTGGTGGTCCACGGGCGACTCGGCCACCACACCTACGTCAACAAGAGCGGCAGCGAGGTGGTCGTGCTCGAGATCGACGCCGTCACGATCGGTCACGACCTCACCCGGGGCACCTCCAGCTTCGTCAAGGCCGCCGCCTCCGGTCCGGGCAGCGACCCCGAGCGCGACGGCGTGGTCGTCGCTGCGTAG
- a CDS encoding RNA polymerase sigma factor, which produces MRADDELVTAAKHGDAAAWRELYRDHAGRLLLWLEARSSPGGEAPDDIAAATWLVAAERIADFHGSGSDFGGWLFGIARKHQANAGRRTATRTRGFDSLAADAEHTAPGPETRILADEWVRRALAELPPRERDVIACTEVLDLDVASTAAALGMTAVAVRVARHRGLKRLRTQLAPD; this is translated from the coding sequence GTGCGGGCAGACGACGAGCTCGTCACTGCTGCCAAGCACGGTGACGCCGCAGCGTGGCGCGAGCTCTATCGCGACCACGCCGGTCGCCTGCTGCTGTGGCTGGAGGCCCGCTCCTCGCCCGGCGGCGAGGCGCCCGACGACATCGCGGCCGCGACCTGGCTGGTCGCCGCCGAGCGGATCGCCGACTTCCACGGCAGCGGCTCGGACTTCGGCGGCTGGCTGTTCGGCATCGCCCGCAAGCACCAGGCCAACGCCGGCCGCCGTACGGCCACCCGGACCAGGGGCTTCGACAGCCTCGCCGCCGATGCCGAGCACACCGCGCCCGGACCCGAGACCCGCATCCTGGCCGACGAGTGGGTACGCCGCGCGCTGGCCGAGCTGCCGCCCCGCGAGCGCGACGTGATCGCCTGTACCGAGGTGCTCGACCTCGATGTCGCCTCGACCGCCGCGGCGCTCGGCATGACGGCCGTGGCGGTGCGGGTGGCCCGGCACCGCGGCCTCAAGCGGCTGCGCACTCAGCTCGCCCCGGATTAG
- a CDS encoding enoyl-CoA hydratase/isomerase family protein yields MTLLVADDRRVRTLTLNRPEALNAFNEELYDATAEALLAAAADPEVAVVLLTGSGRAFSAGTDLLEMHRLATDPDFPRGKHGFIGLVDALVEFPKPLVVAVNGLGLGIGATILGFADLGFMADDARLKCPFTSLGVAPEAASSYLFPALVGRQHAAWALLSSEWIGAAEARAMGLVKEVCAPGELLATARRHAEVLAAKPISSLVAVKRTMAEPHRAAIRAARDRENAAFAELMGGPANLEALAAFAEGREPDFTSLPPGW; encoded by the coding sequence ATGACGCTGCTCGTGGCCGACGACCGCCGGGTCCGCACCCTCACCCTGAACCGCCCCGAGGCGCTCAACGCCTTCAACGAGGAGCTGTACGACGCCACGGCGGAGGCGCTGCTCGCCGCCGCCGCGGACCCCGAGGTCGCCGTGGTCCTGCTGACCGGGTCCGGGCGCGCGTTCAGCGCGGGCACCGACCTGCTCGAGATGCACCGGCTGGCCACCGATCCGGACTTCCCCCGGGGCAAGCACGGGTTCATCGGCCTGGTCGACGCGCTGGTCGAGTTCCCCAAGCCGCTCGTGGTCGCCGTCAACGGGCTCGGCCTCGGCATCGGCGCGACCATCCTCGGGTTCGCGGACCTGGGCTTCATGGCCGACGACGCCCGGCTCAAGTGCCCGTTCACCTCGCTCGGCGTGGCACCGGAGGCCGCGTCGTCGTACCTGTTCCCGGCGTTGGTCGGCCGGCAGCACGCGGCCTGGGCGCTGCTGTCGTCGGAGTGGATCGGCGCGGCCGAGGCGCGTGCGATGGGCCTGGTGAAGGAGGTCTGCGCGCCCGGCGAGCTGCTGGCCACCGCCCGCCGGCACGCCGAGGTGCTCGCCGCGAAGCCGATCTCGTCGCTGGTCGCGGTCAAGCGCACCATGGCCGAGCCGCACCGCGCAGCGATCCGGGCCGCCCGGGACCGCGAGAACGCCGCCTTCGCCGAGCTGATGGGCGGCCCCGCCAACCTCGAGGCCCTCGCCGCCTTCGCCGAGGGGCGGGAGCCCGACTTCACCTCGCTGCCACCGGGCTGGTGA
- the pepN gene encoding aminopeptidase N yields the protein MPGTNLTRDEAATRAALVDVTSYVIDLDLSRATQEGVETFGSTTTLTFTCRQPGSATFADLVDATVHEITLNGVALDPATAYADSRIALPDLQAENVLVVRADCTYSHTGEGLHHFVDPADGKVYLYSQFEVPDARRVYTTFEQPDLKAPFTFNVTAPAHWKVVSNAATPEPTPVSDGVAIWRFPATKPMSTYITAIVAGDYYEVQDVYEGAHGTIPLGHYCRQSLKDYLERDREEIVTLTKQGFAFFEEAFGYPYPFGKYDQLYVPEYNMGAMENAGCVTLRDEYLPRSRQPRSFYEFRASVILHEMAHMWFGDLVTMKWWDDLWLNESFAEWACYHAEALATSYDDAWTGFTNARKQTGYRADSLPSTHPIAADNVDLHAVEVNFDMITYAKGAAVLKQLVAWVGLDPFLAGLKQYFHDHAFGNTEFADLLTALEKASGRELTGWAQEWLQTAGTNTLSPAFELAADGTFASFAINQAAPEDHPTLRRHRVGIGFYNSSPEGRLVRTDYVEVDVDGPRTELADLVGKAQPELLLLNDQDLAFAKIRLDERSQATAIARLSDLDDSLARALVWSAAWDMTRDAELAATDFVELVLGNIGQETDAWGVSRIPVYAAQAVSLYSDPARRADLGARWEQGLRGLLAAAEPGTDHQLTFARAYAAAATSDAAVAEIEAILDGSLSFEGLAVDQDLRWALLTALARVGRVDDVRIDEELAGDNTISGQEKSAAARAAQPTAEAKERAWTQALLDPSVPNETQRSVVLAFWQPGQEAVLAPYVERYLAEVAGTWERLGSHKASVALEFIFPRLLATRATLDAVDAWLAASSDAVNPGALRYVREGRADVARALAAQATDARA from the coding sequence ACCTCACCCGCGACGAGGCGGCTACCCGCGCCGCCCTCGTCGACGTGACGTCCTACGTGATCGACCTCGACCTGTCCCGTGCGACGCAGGAGGGCGTGGAGACCTTCGGGTCGACCACCACGCTGACCTTCACCTGCCGCCAGCCGGGCTCGGCCACCTTCGCCGACCTGGTCGACGCGACGGTCCACGAGATCACCCTCAACGGCGTGGCGCTCGACCCCGCGACGGCGTACGCCGACAGCCGGATCGCGCTGCCCGACCTGCAGGCCGAGAACGTGCTGGTCGTCAGGGCCGACTGCACCTACTCCCACACCGGCGAGGGCCTGCACCACTTCGTCGACCCGGCCGACGGCAAGGTCTACCTCTACTCCCAGTTCGAGGTGCCCGACGCCCGCCGGGTCTACACCACCTTCGAGCAGCCCGACCTGAAGGCGCCGTTCACCTTCAACGTGACCGCCCCGGCGCACTGGAAGGTCGTCTCCAACGCCGCGACGCCCGAGCCCACGCCGGTCTCCGACGGCGTCGCGATCTGGAGGTTCCCCGCGACCAAGCCGATGTCGACGTACATCACCGCGATCGTCGCCGGCGACTACTACGAGGTCCAGGACGTCTACGAGGGCGCTCACGGCACCATCCCGCTCGGCCACTACTGCCGTCAGTCGCTCAAGGACTACCTCGAGCGCGACCGCGAGGAGATCGTCACCCTCACCAAGCAGGGCTTCGCGTTCTTCGAGGAGGCCTTCGGCTACCCGTACCCGTTCGGCAAGTACGACCAGCTCTACGTGCCGGAGTACAACATGGGCGCGATGGAGAACGCCGGCTGCGTGACCCTGCGCGACGAGTACCTCCCCCGCTCGCGGCAGCCGCGCTCGTTCTACGAGTTCCGCGCCTCGGTGATCCTGCACGAGATGGCCCACATGTGGTTCGGCGACCTCGTGACCATGAAGTGGTGGGACGACCTGTGGCTCAACGAGTCCTTCGCCGAGTGGGCCTGCTACCACGCCGAGGCGCTCGCCACGTCGTACGACGACGCCTGGACCGGCTTCACCAACGCCCGCAAGCAGACCGGCTACCGCGCCGACTCGCTGCCCTCGACCCACCCGATCGCGGCCGACAACGTCGACCTGCACGCGGTCGAGGTCAACTTCGACATGATCACCTACGCCAAGGGCGCGGCGGTGCTCAAGCAGCTCGTCGCCTGGGTCGGGCTCGACCCGTTCCTCGCCGGGCTCAAGCAGTACTTCCACGACCACGCCTTCGGCAACACCGAGTTCGCCGACCTGCTGACCGCGCTGGAGAAGGCGTCGGGCCGCGAGCTCACCGGCTGGGCCCAGGAGTGGCTCCAGACCGCCGGCACCAACACCCTCTCCCCCGCCTTCGAGCTGGCCGCCGACGGCACCTTCGCCTCGTTCGCGATCAACCAGGCCGCGCCCGAGGACCACCCGACGCTGCGCCGGCACCGGGTCGGCATCGGCTTCTACAACTCCTCGCCCGAGGGACGCCTGGTCCGCACCGACTACGTCGAGGTCGACGTCGACGGCCCGCGCACCGAGCTCGCCGACCTGGTCGGCAAGGCCCAGCCCGAGCTGCTGCTGCTCAACGACCAGGACCTGGCCTTCGCCAAGATCCGCCTCGACGAGCGCTCGCAGGCCACCGCCATCGCCCGGCTCTCCGACCTCGACGACTCGCTCGCGCGGGCGCTGGTCTGGAGCGCCGCGTGGGACATGACCCGCGACGCCGAGCTCGCCGCCACCGACTTCGTCGAGCTGGTGCTCGGCAACATCGGCCAGGAGACCGACGCGTGGGGCGTCAGCCGGATCCCGGTGTACGCCGCCCAGGCGGTCTCGCTCTACAGCGACCCGGCCCGGCGTGCCGACCTCGGCGCCCGCTGGGAGCAGGGCCTGCGCGGCCTGCTCGCCGCCGCCGAGCCCGGCACCGACCACCAGCTCACCTTCGCCCGCGCCTACGCCGCCGCGGCCACCAGCGACGCGGCCGTGGCCGAGATCGAGGCGATCCTCGACGGCTCGCTGAGCTTCGAGGGGCTTGCCGTCGACCAGGACCTGCGCTGGGCCCTGCTCACCGCGCTGGCCCGCGTGGGGCGCGTGGACGACGTACGCATCGACGAGGAGCTGGCGGGCGACAACACCATCTCCGGCCAGGAGAAGTCCGCCGCCGCCCGCGCCGCCCAGCCCACCGCCGAGGCCAAGGAGCGCGCCTGGACCCAGGCCCTGCTCGACCCGTCGGTGCCCAACGAGACCCAGCGCAGCGTGGTCCTCGCGTTCTGGCAGCCGGGGCAGGAGGCCGTGCTGGCGCCGTACGTCGAGCGCTACCTCGCCGAGGTCGCCGGCACCTGGGAGCGGCTGGGCTCCCACAAGGCGTCGGTCGCGCTGGAGTTCATCTTCCCCCGCCTGCTCGCCACCCGGGCCACGCTCGACGCCGTCGACGCCTGGCTGGCCGCGAGCTCCGACGCCGTCAACCCGGGCGCGCTGCGCTACGTCCGCGAGGGCCGGGCCGACGTCGCCCGTGCCCTGGCCGCCCAGGCCACCGACGCCCGGGCCTGA
- a CDS encoding DUF5130 family protein, whose protein sequence is MSSTALSASERAALDVTIRNAEQVCRAEISVFVGAASGDPRDFATSLHNTLVLPSRSILIMVDPDRRVVEIVTGGHTRERLTDDESAQAVAAMTERFATGDLAGGLTRGIELLGELAKD, encoded by the coding sequence ATGAGCAGCACCGCCCTCTCGGCGTCCGAGCGCGCCGCCCTCGACGTCACGATCCGCAACGCCGAGCAGGTCTGCCGCGCCGAGATCTCGGTCTTCGTCGGCGCCGCCAGCGGCGATCCGCGCGACTTCGCGACCAGCCTCCACAACACCCTCGTGCTGCCCTCGCGCAGCATCCTGATCATGGTCGACCCGGACCGCCGCGTGGTCGAGATCGTGACCGGCGGCCACACCCGCGAGCGGCTCACCGACGACGAGTCGGCGCAGGCCGTCGCGGCGATGACCGAGCGGTTCGCGACCGGGGACCTGGCCGGCGGCCTGACCCGGGGCATCGAGCTGCTGGGTGAGCTCGCCAAGGACTGA
- a CDS encoding globin has protein sequence MSDETSFYDEIGGFETFRRIVAKFYEGVAADEVLRPMYPEADLGPAEERFLLFLVQYWGGPTTYSDNRGHPRLRMRHAPFAVDLDARDRWLRHFRAGLDSVELTPEQDARFWEYVTHAATFMVNTPG, from the coding sequence GTGAGCGACGAGACGAGCTTCTACGACGAGATCGGCGGGTTCGAGACCTTCCGCCGGATTGTCGCGAAGTTCTACGAGGGCGTGGCCGCCGACGAGGTGCTCCGCCCGATGTACCCGGAGGCCGACCTCGGCCCGGCCGAGGAGCGCTTCCTGCTCTTCCTGGTGCAGTACTGGGGCGGGCCGACGACCTACTCCGACAACCGCGGGCACCCCCGGCTGCGGATGAGGCACGCACCGTTCGCGGTCGACCTCGACGCGCGGGACCGGTGGCTGCGGCACTTCCGCGCCGGTCTCGACAGCGTGGAGCTGACGCCGGAGCAGGACGCGCGCTTCTGGGAGTACGTCACGCACGCGGCCACGTTCATGGTGAACACCCCGGGCTGA